In Lepus europaeus isolate LE1 chromosome 8, mLepTim1.pri, whole genome shotgun sequence, a single genomic region encodes these proteins:
- the LOC133765391 gene encoding ubiquitin carboxyl-terminal hydrolase 17-like protein 13, with translation MAASPLKEGKSPASPQKELQLQSDLASGPTHLAASGGASLSCSWKRPYGIGAGLQNTGNTCYLNAALQCLTYTPPLANYMLSQVHSQSCCRADRCILCAVETHFLGALHSPGDVIQPCQVLAAGFHTNRQEDAHEFLMFALDVLKAAGLPGLMNAVAPQEDKAPSQQLFGGHWRSQIQCLQCQGISDTLDPYLEIALDIQTADSVEQALQHLVQPEELDGENAYHCATCLKKTAASKTLTLQSAGDVLLLVLKRFSAFTGEKLGGQVHYPECLDMRPYMSQQNGRPLHYVLYAVLVHVGRRCQSGHYFCYVKAGTGHWYKMDDAKVTACDITCVLNQRAYVLFYVRKSGFGGEHGTVSPGRGPSDFEADNTHGQHTPGELERPSPSEAAESEEHLEQTTQEFTFDQWQSLRAQNRPTSALSLRTVEPTLPGNAIVIHQARSAAGMRKHHPDQERSLLHGAAGHIAEQVAMNPGNLPRLGGRSKPPKRKNKHAKRPLLLLFR, from the exons ATGGCTGCTTCACCTCTCAAGGAAG GGAAATCACCAGCCTCACCTCAGAAAGAGCTCCAGCTGCAAAGTGATTTGGCTTCGGGGCCGACCCATCTGGCTGCCAGTGGAGGAGCTTCTCTGAGCTGCAGCTGGAAGAGACCTTATGGCATTGGGGCCGGTCTGCAGAATACGGGCAACACCTGCTACCTGAATGCAGCCCTGCAGTGTCTCACGTACACCCCACCCCTCGCCAACTatatgctgtcccaggtgcattctcaAAGCTGCTGTCGCGCGGATCGCTGCATTCTGTGTGCCGTGGAAACTCACTTTCTCGGGGCCCTCCACAGTCCTGGGGACGTGATCCAGCCctgtcaagtgctggctgctggctttcacaCAAACAGGCAGGAAGACGCCCACGAATTTCTGATGTTTGCTCTGGATGTCCTGAAGGCAGCAGGTCTGCCTGGGCTCATGAACGCGGTGGCTCCCCAAGAGGACAAAGCTCCATCCCAGCAGCTATTTGGAGGACACTGGAGGTCTCAAATCCAATGTCTCCAGTGCCAAGGCATCTCAGACACCTTGGACCCTTACCTGGAGATCGCGTTGGATATCCAGACAGCCGACAGTGTGGAGCAAGCTTTGCAGCACTTGGTGCAACCTGAAGAGCTGGATGGAGAAAACGCCTATCACTGTGCTACCTGCCTAAAGAAGACAGCTGCTTCCAAGACACTCACCTTGCAATCGGCTGGCGACGTGCTTCTCTTGGTATTGAAACGGTTTTCTGCTTTCACGGGTGAGAAACTCGGAGGACAAGTGCACTATCCCGAGTGCCTGGACATGAGACCTTACATGTCTCAGCAGAACGGGAGGCCACTGCACTATGTTCTCTATGCGGTTCTCGTCCATGTTGGCCGGAGGTGTCAATCGGGACACTACTTCTGCTATGTCAAAGCTGGCACTGGCCACTGGTATAAAATGGATGACGCTAAGgtaactgcctgtgacatcacttGTGTCCTGAATCAAAGGGCCTACGTGCTGTTTTATGTGCGGAAGAGTGGATTTGGAGGAGAACATGGGACAGTGTCTCCAGGCAGGGGACCATCCGACTTTGAGGCTGACAACACACACGGCCAGCACACACCAGGAGAGCTGGAAAGGCCTTCCCCTAGTGAAGCTGCAGAGTCCGAGGAGCACTTGGAGCAAACAACTCAGGAATTCACCTTCGATCAGTGGCAATCCCTCCGAGCCCAGAACCGACCAACAAGTGCACTCAGCCTCAGGACAGTGGAGCCCACGCTGCCTGGCAATGCGATCGTCATTCACCAGGCAAGATCTGCCGCAGGGATGAGGAAGCATCATCCTGACCAGGAAAGGTCCCTGCTGCACGGGGCTGCTGGGCACATCGCTGAGCAGGTGGCCATGAATCCTGGCAACCTCCCTCGTCTGGGAGGAAGGAGCAAACCCCCCAAGAGGAAGAACAAACATGCCAAGAGGCCTCTGTTGTTGCTGTTCCGGTGA